In the genome of Hyphobacterium sp. CCMP332, one region contains:
- a CDS encoding response regulator transcription factor has protein sequence MDKISCILVEDEEPAIEIFRNFIADHENIECKAHFYDAFKAQSFLIENQVDVIFLDIQLPGITGMEFLKIVKNRPLVVICSAYAEHAIEAFDFEVFDYLLKPYSKVRFANTVQRLLLQLKKASFHQKDSNNSSIEIKSQNRYFKIFPDEINYIESKREKVIFYLNGNREIISRMTMEEVLSIVPVKSFIRIHRSYIVNSTKIHAISANEVSLGNINIPIGRSYNESVKQFWLSRD, from the coding sequence ATGGATAAGATTTCATGTATACTGGTTGAAGATGAAGAACCGGCTATTGAAATATTTAGAAATTTCATTGCTGATCACGAAAACATAGAATGCAAAGCACATTTTTATGACGCTTTCAAAGCCCAATCATTTCTGATTGAAAATCAAGTAGATGTAATTTTTCTGGATATACAACTGCCGGGAATTACGGGTATGGAATTTCTGAAAATTGTTAAAAATCGGCCACTTGTGGTTATATGCAGTGCATACGCAGAGCATGCTATAGAAGCCTTTGATTTTGAAGTATTTGATTATTTGCTAAAACCCTATTCAAAAGTGCGTTTCGCCAACACTGTTCAACGTCTATTATTGCAATTAAAGAAAGCTTCTTTTCATCAAAAAGACAGCAACAATTCCTCCATAGAAATAAAAAGTCAGAATAGATATTTTAAGATCTTTCCAGATGAAATCAATTATATCGAAAGCAAAAGAGAGAAGGTCATATTTTACCTGAATGGAAATAGAGAAATAATTTCTCGAATGACAATGGAGGAGGTGCTGAGCATTGTTCCGGTAAAATCATTTATAAGAATCCATCGCTCCTACATTGTTAATTCTACAAAAATACATGCGATTTCAGCAAATGAGGTAAGTCTGGGTAATATTAATATCCCAATAGGAAGATCCTATAATGAATCAGTGAAGCAGTTTTGGCTAAGCAGGGACTGA
- a CDS encoding NAD(P)-dependent oxidoreductase has product MYDTKLKDYQNILITGSSGFVGKALAQKFCTEGFEVLGFSRSNPHIPGIKNISGDILDKIALANAAKDVDIIIHCAAITPHFGRAKGMSQINIEGTRNVVKAANKNKIKRLVFISSEAAYAHPFKDVITENDPIGGIDNYGRSKAEGEKIINSELHDEIESVIIRPAQIYGLGDQSPFTNRVILMLKKDRIITPAFRDSGISLIHIKDVVNGIYTASLSEKTSNKIYNVSSDDKISLEQISLELDPIRQKRNKILKLPVFLIRFLLSLRWLTYSIRFKEVRPIFKLYNKKELTGSLLLGGPYFSNKKMKEELGFEPEITVIDGFKDLLI; this is encoded by the coding sequence ATTTACGATACTAAGCTGAAAGACTATCAAAATATCTTAATAACAGGTAGTTCTGGTTTTGTTGGCAAAGCCCTTGCTCAAAAGTTTTGCACCGAAGGTTTTGAGGTCCTGGGGTTTTCTAGAAGCAATCCCCATATTCCCGGAATAAAAAATATTTCAGGTGACATACTCGATAAAATCGCCCTGGCAAATGCGGCTAAAGATGTAGATATCATCATTCATTGTGCTGCAATCACTCCTCACTTTGGAAGAGCCAAAGGAATGTCGCAAATCAATATTGAAGGAACACGGAATGTAGTTAAGGCAGCTAATAAAAATAAAATTAAGAGATTGGTTTTCATAAGTTCTGAAGCTGCATATGCTCATCCTTTCAAAGATGTAATTACTGAAAATGACCCAATAGGTGGTATAGATAATTATGGTCGATCCAAAGCCGAGGGAGAAAAAATCATTAATTCTGAGTTGCACGATGAAATTGAATCTGTAATAATAAGACCTGCTCAAATTTATGGCCTGGGGGATCAAAGTCCTTTTACGAATCGTGTAATTTTAATGCTTAAAAAAGACCGAATTATTACTCCTGCTTTTAGAGATTCCGGAATAAGTCTTATTCATATCAAAGATGTTGTAAATGGAATATATACGGCAAGCTTATCTGAAAAAACTTCAAATAAAATCTATAATGTATCCTCTGATGATAAAATATCCCTGGAGCAAATTTCTCTAGAATTAGACCCAATTCGACAGAAGAGAAACAAAATCTTAAAATTGCCCGTGTTTCTTATACGCTTCTTACTTTCATTGAGATGGTTGACTTATTCAATCAGATTCAAAGAAGTACGACCTATATTTAAGTTATACAATAAGAAAGAATTGACAGGTTCCCTGCTTCTTGGGGGGCCATATTTTTCTAATAAGAAGATGAAAGAAGAATTGGGTTTTGAACCTGAAATTACAGTCATTGATGGCTTTAAAGATTTGTTGATCTGA
- a CDS encoding VCBS repeat-containing protein: MRSIVLLILFNLSNTANAQIFELRNNGPLSLSNNDSRSANWIDINNDGNLDIFITNGPSFGQNNRVYLGDGNGNWSLDSSLPLSLDNQPSDGATFADAFNNAFLSAFVANWYNKKNLFYYRDSITSYVALNGVAPVNTNSYSETGSFGDYNRDGYLDLYVSNSFNVLNNYLYHNNWDGTFTEINIGIPVTDQYSSRSVNWIDYDNDGDQDLFVSNENNEKNNLYRNDSNGVFTSINTGPLINDQFNSMSSSWADYDNDGDFDVFISNYGANNQLYRNEGNDSFSIVIDTVGNDGGLSFSASWADVDMDGDLDLFVGNAFSSGPKLNAYFYLNNGDGSFTRNSSDTIAKLQMWNYGNAFGDYDLDGDLDLLTANCHSASEKNYVFTNLSSQNTTNAFVGFECIGTISNRSAIGTKIKVKANINGNAIWQLREISAQSSYCGQNMLMTHFGLLDASNVDSLIVEWTNGLKEVYTNINPNSYYKIIEGQGISVISSLAKQEKEQEQIKVYPNPVKNAISIQLNPTFFGYVDIQLMDLNGNNYRKWHFKEISNSGVISLNVDIDKPGIYLLKINNNDNSAVKKLILE; the protein is encoded by the coding sequence ATGAGATCAATTGTACTCTTAATACTATTTAACCTTTCCAATACCGCCAACGCTCAGATTTTTGAATTGAGAAACAATGGGCCTTTATCATTGAGCAACAATGACAGCAGAAGTGCAAACTGGATTGATATTAACAATGATGGCAATCTTGATATTTTTATTACAAATGGACCAAGTTTTGGACAAAACAATCGAGTATATCTTGGCGATGGAAACGGAAATTGGAGCCTCGATTCCTCGCTACCACTCAGTTTAGATAATCAACCTTCGGATGGCGCTACCTTTGCTGACGCATTTAACAATGCGTTTTTATCCGCTTTTGTCGCTAACTGGTACAATAAAAAGAACTTATTTTATTATAGAGACAGTATAACATCTTATGTGGCGCTCAATGGTGTAGCACCGGTAAATACAAACAGTTATTCTGAGACAGGTTCTTTTGGCGATTATAACAGAGATGGTTATTTGGATTTGTATGTCAGTAACAGTTTTAATGTATTGAATAATTATCTGTACCACAACAATTGGGATGGGACTTTTACAGAAATAAATATAGGAATTCCTGTGACGGATCAATACAGTTCACGCTCGGTGAACTGGATAGATTATGACAACGATGGCGATCAGGATCTGTTTGTAAGCAATGAGAATAACGAAAAGAATAATCTTTATCGCAATGATTCCAATGGAGTATTTACGTCCATAAACACAGGCCCTTTAATTAATGATCAGTTTAATTCTATGAGTTCAAGTTGGGCTGACTATGACAATGATGGAGATTTTGATGTTTTCATCTCTAATTACGGGGCAAACAATCAATTGTATAGAAATGAAGGGAATGATTCATTTTCAATTGTAATAGACACAGTTGGCAATGATGGGGGCTTATCGTTTAGCGCATCATGGGCGGATGTGGATATGGATGGAGACCTGGATCTTTTTGTAGGGAATGCCTTTTCTTCCGGCCCGAAGCTCAATGCCTATTTTTATTTAAACAATGGAGATGGAAGTTTTACTAGAAATTCAAGCGATACCATTGCAAAACTTCAAATGTGGAATTATGGCAATGCATTTGGCGATTATGATTTGGATGGAGACCTGGATTTACTCACGGCAAATTGTCATAGTGCCTCGGAAAAAAACTATGTTTTTACTAATCTGAGTAGTCAAAATACAACGAATGCCTTTGTTGGATTTGAGTGTATTGGTACCATATCAAACCGATCTGCAATTGGAACGAAAATTAAGGTTAAAGCCAATATAAACGGTAATGCTATTTGGCAATTGAGAGAAATTTCTGCTCAAAGTAGCTATTGTGGTCAAAACATGCTGATGACACATTTTGGTTTACTGGATGCTTCAAATGTGGATAGCCTCATCGTAGAATGGACCAATGGTCTCAAAGAAGTTTATACAAATATCAATCCCAATTCCTATTATAAGATTATTGAAGGTCAGGGCATTTCGGTTATTAGTTCTTTGGCAAAACAGGAAAAAGAACAGGAACAAATAAAAGTTTATCCCAATCCGGTAAAAAATGCAATTAGCATTCAATTGAATCCGACGTTTTTTGGATATGTTGACATACAATTAATGGACTTGAATGGAAACAATTATAGAAAATGGCACTTTAAGGAAATCTCAAACTCAGGAGTAATTTCTTTGAATGTTGATATTGACAAGCCAGGAATATACTTGCTGAAAATTAATAATAATGACAATTCAGCGGTCAAAAAGTTGATTCTGGAATAG
- a CDS encoding histidine kinase, whose protein sequence is MKLWHFIFWFCYLVILTIISALYDGLWKGAFLMNILRVPLVAICTYIIFYSILKKEKLEIYKKVLFSVICILATGLLIRLNFSIFIFPYYFDQDYTFTFFNWYRIASQYLVIATGIGAFGTFQYLLDKRNWDQRKKLLISEKKQAELNFYKAQIHPHFLFNTLNGIYNEVLKKSDDAAEMLLKVSDILRFMLYECQNRAMPLSKEIELIDNYISLEQMRYGKRLKIKFDINGTENTLKNISPLTLFAFVENSFKHGVSAQKADSYVFINLNAGDKHLIFEIRNSKFEYQKDETGYAKGIGLDNIRSQLNLIYENDYELVQEDKANEFTTYLRIPYLNG, encoded by the coding sequence ATGAAGTTGTGGCATTTCATTTTTTGGTTTTGCTATCTGGTAATTCTGACAATTATTTCTGCCTTGTACGATGGCCTTTGGAAGGGGGCATTCCTAATGAATATTCTAAGGGTTCCTTTAGTTGCCATTTGTACCTACATCATTTTTTATTCCATCCTGAAAAAGGAAAAGCTAGAGATTTATAAAAAAGTCCTCTTTTCCGTGATCTGCATTCTCGCCACAGGCCTATTGATCAGATTGAATTTTTCAATTTTTATTTTTCCCTATTATTTTGATCAGGATTATACTTTTACCTTTTTTAATTGGTATAGGATAGCAAGTCAATACCTCGTGATTGCTACAGGGATTGGTGCTTTTGGTACTTTTCAATATTTATTGGATAAAAGAAATTGGGATCAACGCAAAAAACTCCTTATCTCAGAGAAAAAACAGGCAGAATTAAATTTTTACAAAGCCCAGATTCATCCGCACTTTCTCTTTAATACGCTGAACGGAATTTATAATGAAGTACTAAAAAAATCCGATGATGCCGCCGAAATGCTCTTAAAAGTTTCCGATATTCTGCGCTTTATGCTTTATGAATGTCAAAATCGAGCTATGCCACTGAGCAAGGAAATAGAACTAATAGACAATTATATCTCTCTCGAACAAATGCGTTATGGCAAGCGCTTAAAAATTAAGTTTGACATTAATGGGACGGAAAATACCTTAAAAAATATCTCACCTTTAACGCTTTTCGCCTTTGTAGAAAATAGTTTTAAACATGGGGTCAGCGCGCAAAAAGCAGACAGTTATGTTTTTATAAATTTAAATGCAGGAGATAAACATTTAATTTTCGAAATACGAAACTCCAAATTTGAATATCAAAAAGATGAAACCGGTTATGCCAAAGGCATCGGCCTTGACAATATCAGATCTCAGCTAAATTTGATTTACGAAAACGATTATGAGCTTGTGCAGGAAGACAAAGCCAATGAGTTTACAACTTATTTAAGAATACCCTATTTAAATGGATAA